CCTGCGGATGCGGGAAGCGGATCCGGTCTCCGGTCCCCAGCAGCAGGACCTCCACGTTGAGTTCGGCCAGGGCCTCGAAGTGGCTGCGCTCCAGCTCCTCGAAGGTCTGCGGTGGCCAGCCCCGGTCCAGATGGCCCGGGGTGGCGACCAGGAAACTGCCCGGGATGACGTCCAGCCGCTCGTTGCGGAAGCCGTTCTCCTCCTCGATCACGGGATTCTCCGCCCGCTCGCCGGGGGGCAGGGCGATGGTCACCCCCTCCGGTCCGTAGGCGCGGATGGTGTACCAGCCGTGGTTGTCGAGACTCAGTTGCATGGTCGACTCCAGTTCGATGGCGGGGCCTTTTCTTCGTCAGAGACCCACGAGCGGCTAACTGCCACCGGAATTCCCAAAGCGCAAATTGACAGCCCGGGGAGGCGTGGTTACGTTAGCGGTTTACCGCGGCGCCGTTGCGCGACGCCCACCGAAGACGCGGACCCGTAGACCTTGAACGAAGAATTCCCCCGAATCAAACGCCTCCCCCCCTACGTCTTCAACATCGTCAATGACCTCAAGGCGAAGGCCCGCGCCCGGGGCGAGGATATCGTCGACTTCGGCATGGGCAATCCCGACCAGCCCACGCCGCGCCACATCGTGGACAAGCTGGTGGAGGCGGCCCAGCGGAACAACACCCACCGCTACTCCGTCTCCCGCGGGATCCCGCGCCTGCGCCGGGCCATCAGCCAGTGGTACGCCGACCGC
This region of Thiohalospira halophila DSM 15071 genomic DNA includes:
- a CDS encoding Mth938-like domain-containing protein, which translates into the protein MQLSLDNHGWYTIRAYGPEGVTIALPPGERAENPVIEEENGFRNERLDVIPGSFLVATPGHLDRGWPPQTFEELERSHFEALAELNVEVLLLGTGDRIRFPHPQVTAPVNEAGIGLECLDTPGACRTFNVIAAEGRPVAAAILATSGAT